The proteins below come from a single Larimichthys crocea isolate SSNF chromosome XIV, L_crocea_2.0, whole genome shotgun sequence genomic window:
- the LOC104938112 gene encoding F-box/WD repeat-containing protein 7 isoform X2, with translation MGFYGTLKLIFYKMKRKLDHGPDGRPFPSGKKHCKGNGYLSPSALVQATPTTFGDLRLANGHSAQRRRVTSGPPPSGLQDWLHTFQAWSGPERLLALDELIDRCETSQVKHMMQVIEPQFQRDFISLLPKELALYVLTFLAPKDLLQAAQTCRYWRILAEDNLLWREKCREEGVSEYASSRRRKCARPGAAVSPWKSAYIRQHRIENNWRKGDTREPMVLKGHDDHVITCLQFSGDLIVSGSDDNTLKVWSAITGKCLRTLTGHTGGVWCSQMAVATVISGSTDRTLRVWDAESGECVHTLYGHTSTVRCMHLHGNRVVSGSRDTTLRVWDVSTGRCEHVLTGHVAAVRCVQYDGRRVVSGGYDYMVKVWDPETEVCLHTLQGHTNRVYSLQFDGAFVVSGSLDTSIRVWDAETGGCVHTLTGHQSLTSGMELRDNILVSGNADSTVRVWDVRTGQCLHTLQGPNKHQSAVTCLQFCRGLVLSSSDDGTVKLWDLRTGAWLRDVVALQSRGSGGVVWRIRASDTRLVCAAGSRNGTEETKLLVLDFDLDDKKKETE, from the exons ATGGGTTTCTACGGCACGCTCAAGCTCATCTTCTACAAA ATGAAGAGGAAGTTGGATCACGGTCCGGACGGTCGGCCGTTCCCTTCAGGGAAGAAGCACTGCAAAGGCAACGGATACCTCAG tccCTCGGCTCTCGTCCAGGCCACGCCCACCACATTCGGCGACCTGCGGCTGGCCAATGGGCATTCGGCTCAGCGGCGGCGCGTCACATCGGGCCCACCCCCTTCTGGCCTGCAGGACTGGCTTCATACCTTCCAG GCGTGGAGTGGTCCTGAGCGGCTATTGGCTCTGGACGAGCTGATCGACAGGTGCGAGACGAGCCAGGTGAAGCACATGATGCAGGTCATCGAGCCTCAGTTCCAGAGAGACTTCATATCGCTGCTGCCCAAAGAG ttagCGCTGTACGTGTTGACCTTCCTGGCTCCCAAAGATCTGCTGCAGGCCGCTCAGACCTGCCGGTACTGGAGGATCCTCGCTGAAGACAACCTGCTGTGGAGGGAGAAGTGCCGCGAGGAAG GTGTGTCGGAGTACGCGTCATCTCGCCGCAGGAAGTGCGCGCGACCCGGTGCGGCGGTCAGTCCGTGGAAATCGGCCTACATCCGACAGCACCGTATAGAAAACAACTGGAGGAAGGGAGACACGCGGGAGCCGATG GTGTTGAAAGGTCACGACGATCACGTGATCACGTGTCTGCAGTTCAGCGGCGACCTGATTGTCAGCGGCTCCGACGACAACACGCTCAAAGTGTGGTCGGCAATCACCGGCAAG TGTCTGCGCACGTTGACGGGTCACACCGGCGGCGTGTGGTGCAGTCAGATGGCGGTCGCCACGGTGATCAGCGGCTCCACCGACCGGACGCTGCGTGTGTGGGACGCCGAGAGCGGCGAGTGTGTCCACACGCTGTACGGACACACCTCCACTGTGCGCTGCATGCATCTCCACGGCAAccg GGTGGTGTCGGGCTCTCGGGACACGACGTTGCGTGTGTGGGACGTGTCGACGGGTCGCTGCGAGCACGTGCTGACGGGTCACGTGGCGGCGGTGCGCTGCGTCCAGTACGACGGGCGCCGCGTGGTGTCGGGCGGCTACGACTACATGGTGAAGGTGTGGGACCCCGAGACGGAggtgtgtctgcacacactgcagggaCACACCAACAGAGTGTACTCACTGCAG tttgaCGGTGCGTTCGTGGTCAGCGGTTCGTTGGACACTTCGATCAGAGTCTGGGACGCAGAGACAG GTGGGTGTGTCCACACGCTGACGGGCCACCAATCGCTGACGAGCGGCATGGAGCTCCGCGACAACATCCTCGTGTCCGGGAACGCCGACTCGACTGTGCGAGTGTGGGACGTCCGGACGGGACAGTGTCTTCACACACTgcaag GTCCAAACAAACACCAGTCGGCAGTGACGTGCCTGCAGTTCTGCAGAGGTCTGGTTCTGTCCAGCTCCGACGACGGCACGGTCAAACTGTGGGACCTGAGGACCGGAGCCTGGCTGCGAGACGTGGTGGCGCTGCAGAGCCGCGGATCAG GCGGCGTCGTGTGGCGAATCAGAGCGTCCGACACTCGGCTGGTGTGCGCCGCCGGCAGCCGGAACGGGACGGAGGAGACCAAGCTGCTGGTGCTGGACTTCGACCTGGACgacaagaagaaagagacgGAGTGA